The following coding sequences lie in one Xiphias gladius isolate SHS-SW01 ecotype Sanya breed wild chromosome 24, ASM1685928v1, whole genome shotgun sequence genomic window:
- the myclb gene encoding protein L-Myc-1b, which produces MPGISSTAPRYENWDMDHLDHYQHYFYDDHDPDEDFFKSTAPSEDIWKKFELVPTPPMSPIRPVEGSSRVGLLYPSLGDKLEWVSQFLGQEDEQQQELPCKLTTANDSFGNLSSIIIQDCMWSGFSAGQQLERVVGERCASCPGTGAAAKVAAGPALASPGRAQCAPADTPALSGLAADCVDPAAVLTFPLTGGCKKQVSSGSESHTDSSDDEDDKDEDEEEIDVVTVEQKQQSKPRRLVNTRKPVTITVRADPLDPGMKRFHISIHQQQHNYAAPSPDTFPPPVEPPRKRVRQEASPQAIQPHQNSHYHQPRPGHAPLNLESRKSHVTVAGVRSESPNLSASSPTSSTLPSSPPSSSSSSSHSQSSPSKPHSHLSSPQSSDCEDTDKRKAHNFLERKRRNDLRSRFLSLRDEIPGLADCPKTPKVAILTRATDYLQQLHASERQKAQERKQLKARQLQLLQRLAQLKRS; this is translated from the exons ATGCCGGGCATTAGCTCCACCGCGCCTCGTTATGAAAACTGGGACATGGACCACCTCGACCATTACCAACATTATTTCTACGACGACCACGACCCGGACGAGGATTTCTTCAAGTCCACAGCGCCCAGCGAGGACATATGGAAGAAATTCGAGCTGGTGCCGACCCCGCCCATGTCCCCCATCCGGCCGGTGGAAGGGTCGAGCAGGGTCGGGCTGCTTTACCCATCCCTGGGGGACAAGCTGGAGTGGGTCTCTCAGTTCTTGGGGCAGGAGgatgaacagcagcaggagctgcCTTGCAAACTGACCACGGCCAATGACTCCTTCGGGAACCTGAGCTCCATCATCATCCAGGACTGCATGTGGAGCGGCTTCTCCGCCGGGCAGCAGCTGGAGAGAGTTGTAGGGGAGCGCTGCGCTTCCTGTCCCGGGACGGGGGCGGCTGCCAAAGTCGCTGCCGGCCCTGCCCTTGCATCCCCGGGGAGGGCGCAGTGTGCACCCGCCGACACGCCAGCCCTCAGCGGCTTGGCGGCGGACTGTGTGGACCCTGCGGCGGTGCTCACTTTCCCGTTAACCGGTGGATGCAAGAAACAAGTGTCCTCTGGTTCAGAGTCTCACACCGACTCATCAG ATGATGAAGACGAcaaggatgaggatgaagaggagattGATGTGGTGACAGTggagcagaagcagcagagtAAGCCTCGTCGACTGGTCAACACGCGTAAACCTGTGACCATAACGGTGAGGGCTGACCCCCTCGACCCCGGCATGAAGCGTTTCCACATCTCCATccaccaacagcagcacaacTATGCTGCCCCATCCCCGGACACTTTTCCCCCGCCAGTTGAGCCGCCTCGGAAGAGGGTTCGGCAGGAGGCCTCCCCCCAGGCGATCCAGCCTCACCAGAACTCTCATTACCACCAGCCCCGGCCCGGCCATGCCCCTCTGAACTTAGAAAGCAGAAAGTCTCATGTGACTGTGGCTGGCGTCAGGTCAGAGTCACCTAACCTCAGCGCCTCCTCTCCTACCTCCTCCACATTGccctcatctcctccctcttcctcttcttcctcctcccatTCCCAAAGCTCCCCCTCAAAGCCCCACTCCCACCTCTCCAGCCCCCAGTCCTCCGACTGCGAGGACACAGACAAACGCAAGGCGCACAACTTCCTCGAGCGCAAGAGACGGAACGACCTGCGCTCGCGTTTCCTGTCGCTGCGGGACGAGATCCCGGGCTTAGCGGACTGCCCCAAGACGCCAAAGGTGGCGATCCTGACGCGAGCCACGGAttacctgcagcagcttcacGCCAGCGAGAGGCAAAAGGCTCAGGAGAGGAAGCAGCTGAAAGccaggcagctgcagctgctgcagaggctGGCACAGCTCAAACGATCCTGA